GATCCAGATCGAGCACGATCCAGATGTCGGCGGTGGGATCCAGTTCGAATTCCTTGACGATCAGGCGACCAGTGCGAGCTGTAGAGGGCCAGTGAATACGGTTGAAGCTGTCTCCAGGAACATATTCGCGGACCCCGGAAACGTTGGTTGTGACATAATGGGTGCGGCGTCGCATGGCGTCGCCACCGGGAAGAAATCCTACGGGAGGGGTGAAGCCCGGGATATCAAGAGTAGCGGGATAGACGATCATCGCCGACGTGTCCGGCAGTTCCCGTTTCATGGGGAAAAGCCCCAGCGGATCGCTGCTCTTCAAGGTCAGCGGGCCGAGCCGAAAACGACCCCGTTGCAGGCAGAGAGTTCGAACGATCCAGCGGCGGCGACGGTGTGGACCGAGGGAGTTAAGTACTCTGCTTGCGTAATGCCGGGGCAATTCGGAGTGGTCCCGCACCTCCAACCACAGCTTGGGCAACCGGCTGTCGTTGACCACCTCGAATTGTTCTTCCGCGATTCGTCCCACCTGCGAGCGGCGGGCTCGGGTATAGCGCCCGATACGCACCCATTTAAGATTGGTCCAGGCCCAAAGATAGGACAGCACGACAATTGCTGTCAGGAGGTAGGCGATGGTGAACGCGATACTTCGGTTGCGCTCCGCCACAAAGAGGGCAAACAGGATAGAGAGCAGCCAGAGCGCGATGATCCACCAGGAACGTCGCATGGCAGCTGCGCTTAACTGGCCCGAACCCGCGTGCCAGGTACCGGCACGGAGTCCAGGATTTCACTCAGCACGGAGCGAGGATCCACGTTTTTGATGCGGGCTGAAGGGCTGACGATTAGCCTGTGAGCCAGGGTCGGCTCAGCCATGGCCTTGACGTCATCAGGAATCACGAACTCCCGTGCATCTACCGCAGCCCGGGCGCGCGTGGTCTTGTAAAGAGCCAATGAACCACGGGGGCTGGCGCCCAGGTAGATGTCTGGATGTTTGCGGGTCGCACCGGTAATGGCGACGATGTATTCCTTGATCAAAGAGTCCACATAGACATCGGTCACAGCACGCTGGGCATCGATCAGATCATCAGCTCCCACCACTTGCGTCAGCTGCCCGATAGGATGGATCTTCTGTTGGGAGTCCAGAATGTGTATCTCATCCTCGGGTTCGGGATAGCCGAGGGTGATTCGCATCATGAAACGATCCAGTTGAGCCTCTGGCAAAGGAAAGGTGCCTTCGTACTCAATCGGGTTCTGGGTGGCCAGAACCAGGAATGGCCTGGCCATGGGGTAGGTAGTACCGTCCACCGTGACCTGTCGCTCTTCCATGGCTTCCAACAGGGCAGACTGAGTCTTGGGCGTGGCTCGATTGATCTCATCGGTCAACACGATCTGGGTCATGATGGGCCCGGGCCGGAACTCAAACTCGCTGGTTTTCTGGTTGAACACGGATACGCCGGTCACATCAGAGGGCAACATGTCGGGTGTGAACTGGATGCGTCGGAAATCGCACCCGATCGATTTGGCGATGGCGCGCGCCAACATCGTTTTTCCCACGCCGGGCACATCCTCGATCAAGAGGTGTCCCTCACAAAGCAAGGCCATGATCGTCGTCTTGATCTCCGGCCGCTTACCAATGATGACGTTTTCCACGTTGTCACAGATGCGATCGGCGAAAGACTTGACGGTTGAAACATCAGACATTTAGAACGGTCCTCCAGGAGGCCTTTTATCCAGGTTGCTGCAGGCGTATCAGCAGCGTCTTGGGTATCGGGCCGCGACTCAGGGCAGGGTTTGGCGTCACGAACACGCTCGGACTTCTTCGCTGGGTGCGCTTCGATTATACCAGCGATAGCAGCGATGGGAAAACTGCAGGCTCACTACAACACAAGCTGAGCGTATCCAGGGTTCAGTTGCTGTCAGAACCGATTTGCCAGCCTCCTGTCCTATGTTATAATCTGCGACATGGCTGAACGCATCTTGGTGGTCGAGGATGACCCGCGAATGGCGGATCTGCTTCGCCGGGGTCTGATCTTCGAAGGGTATCAGGTTGAAATGGCCGAGGATGGTGAGTCCGGGCTGATCGCAGCGCGGGACAAACTTCCTGATCTCGTGATTCTCGACCTGATGCTGCCCGGCGATCTGGATGGTCTGGAAGTCTGCCGCCGGTTGCGGTCCGCCGGCGATGTACCCATTCTCATGCTGACCGCCAAGGGTGCCCTCAGTGACAAAGTCACTGGACTCGACAGCGGTGCTGACGATTACCTGGTCAAGGCCGACTTTCAGTTCGAGGAGCTTCTTGCTCGGGTCCGCGCCCTGTTGAGACGTCGACAAGCGCCCCCTTCCCAGGAAGTGCTGCGTTTCGCCGATCTTGCCCTTCACCCGGCCAGCCGGGAATCCCTGCGCGGCGAACGCCGTCTAAACCTGACTGCCAAGGAGTTCGATGTCCTGGAAGTCTTTATGCGTCATCCAAGACAGGTGCTTACCCGGGATATTCTGTACGACCGCATCTGGGATTACGACTTTGGCGGTGAAAGCAATATCATCGAAGTCTACATGCGTTACTTGCGCACCAAACTGGAGGCGGACGGTGAACCTCGCCTTCTCCATACCGTCCGCAGTGTGGGCTACGTTTTGAGAGAACCCTAAGCTCGCCACTTTTCACACTGCTCTTATCAACGAATAAGCTGTGTTTAATGTTCTTGGTGCACAGTATGTTTGTACATGTTGCACCCAACTGCTAGCCAGGCCTCCATGACACTGCGTGTTCGCCTGACCCTCTGGTTTACTCTGTTACTGGCCCTGGTTCTGCTGGCCTTCGCATTTCTGTACCACACGGTTCTTTCGCGTACCTTGTTCAACCACGTGGATACAGCGTTGCGAAGCCAGGCAGAGCAGGTCGTCTCTATCTTTGAGGCAGACTTCGATCCAACCAAGGCCCAGATTCCCACTGCCATCGTTTTGGCGCCTCAGTTCTTTGCTCAGGCAGCTACTCCCGATGGTCGAATCATCGATACCTCCGATAATTTGATGGATCAGACTTTGCCTCTCCCTGTCCATTTGCTGGAGCTCAATATCCAGGGAGAGGCTGAGTTTTTTACCTGGCAAGATGAAGCAAGTCATCTCAGAATCTATAGCGCCCCGGTGCAGACCCCCGGAGGTCAGGTGGTCGCGACGGTCCAGGTCGGACAATCTCTCGAGCCGATCGAGGATATGTTGCAGTTAGCGCGTCTCGGCCTGTTGATTGCAGGGGTCATTGCATTGATCCTGGCAGCGGCCGGCGGTTATCTCATTTCCGAGGCAGCTCTGCGGCCGTTGAATGAAATCGCGGAGACAGCCAGCCAGATTGCTCGCACCCGGGATCTCGAGCAGCGTCTTGAGGTTACACAACCGGATGACGAGGTGGGGCGCCTGGCCGAGGCCTTCAACGCGATGCTGGAGCGCCTGCAACGTCTCTTCCGCACACAGGAACGACTGGTCGCCGACGTTTCCCATGAGCTGCGGACACCTCTGGCGACCATTCGCGGCAATCTCGATCTTCTCCGGCGCGGCGCGGCGCAGGACCCCGAAATGTTGCAGGAGGGACTGGATGCGATCGGCTCGGAGACGGCCCGGATGAGCCGATTGATTCGCGATCTGCTGCTGCTGGCTGAAGCAGATGCGGGGGTAGGGCTGGATCTCAAGCCGGTGGAACTGGATACGTTGCTGTTGGAGGTGTATCGGGAGGCGTTGCTGATTGCTCATGGACGGGTCAAGGTCCGCCTGGGCCATGAGGATCAGGCCATGGTAGATGGGGACGCCGATCGTCTTAAGCAGCTCTTTCTCAACTTGATGAGCAACGCAATCAAGTACACGCCTGACGGTGGCTTGGTAACCCTCAGTCTGCACTGCCGGCCCGACGGCTGGGTTCGGGTGGTCATCAGTGATACCGGAATCGGAATCGCCGAGGAGGATCTGTCGAACATCTTCGATCGATTCTGGCGAGTCGACAGGGCGCGCAACCGCAGTGCCGGCGGCACGGGGCTGGGATTGAGCATTGCGCGCTGGATCGCGGAAGCGCACGGCGGGCAACTGACGGTGAAAAGCCAACTTGGCAAAGGTTCGACGTTTGAGGTCATGTTACCTCGCTCCGATTGAGGCGCGGGCGATTGTGGCTAGAGGTAACCGTGGTTTGACAGTCGTAGTGGACTGGGCTATAATTGTCAACAAGTAGCCAAGCGGCCGCTGAAAGCCTGACAGCCACCGTGTGTCATAGAGGAGAGAAACGACTCTAGACGAGCTTTTCTAGCGAAAACCGGTCATGATTGCAGGAACAGTCGGCCTCACTTGCACTGGCAGTGAGGCTCTTTTTTGCGATTGAAATGTGTTTGGCAAGGATTTCAGGTCAGCATAGTCGTCGGGCATAAACAAACGAAGGAGGCACAATCAGAGATGGCAAATGTCGAATTGCGTTCCGGTGAATCTCAGGAACAACTCTTGAGGCGTTTCCGCAAGGAAGTCACCAAGTCCCGTATCCTGTCCACCGCACGCAAGAAGCGTTGGTTTACACCTCCGAGCGAGGTGCGCAGGATCAAGAAGCAAAAGGCAATTCGCAAGGCGCGTCAGGCACAGCGCAAAAGAGAGCGAAGATATTAACCGTTATTCAAAAAAGTCTGCGTCCGGAAAGGAGGTGATGGCGAGTGGCAGCAAATTCTAAAGAAGAAAAACTTGTTTTGGAAGGTAAAGTTATCGAAGCTTTGCCCAACACAACGTTCCGCGTGGAGTTGGAAAATGGGCACAAGGTCCTGGCCTATTTGTCTGGCAAGATGCGAAAGCACTACATCCGGGTTCTTCTCGGTGACAATGTGCGCGTTGAACTTTCGCCATACGACCTCACTCGAGGACGCATTGTTTATCGACATCGAACTCCGCGTGTCCGGGTCTGATCTGCGATCAGGCCTCGTATTGGAGGGGAAAGCGCGGTAGTAAGCCGCGTTCAGCTGCCGGTACGAGCACTCATTTGCGACCGTTTATTTCGAAGGCACTCCCAACCAGGGGTGCCTTCTTTCGATCCGGGCAATCAAACCACTACATGCCTGTGGGCAAGTCGATGAATACGGTTTCCAGACCGAACTTGCCGTTGAGGTGCCGCCCCAACGCCTTGAGACCCACCGTCTCCGTGGCGTAATGGCCCGCGAAAATCAAGTTGATCTGATGGTCATGGGCACTGTAGAATTGAGAGTGGGATGTCTCGCCAGTAATGAGTGTGTCGGCACCCAGATTGGCCGCTTCTCCCGCGTGGGAAGCGCCGGCGCCAGAAAGAATAGCGATTCGTTGGGTGGTCGTGGGCCCATGCGCCAGAACTCTTGGTTCTACTCCCAGGCGAGCTGTCAATGTGTCCACGAGCGACTCCAGCGCTATGCCACCTTCCGGCGTGCTGCATACCACGCCAAGATCGGTACCCTTGACGTTGCAAAACCAGCTATCTACAACCAGGGAAAGAATGCGGGCCAATTCAGCATTGTTGCCCACTTCCGGATGAGCATCCAGGGGCAGGTGCGCTGCATACAGATTTAGCTGGGTCTCAAAAAGGCGGTGAATCCTGCGTCCGAATCCTCCTCGAAGCGGTTCCGCTTGACCCCAGAACACCCCATGGTGAACGATCTGCATCTGGGCACCGACTTTCACTGCTGCATCGATGCAGGGCAGGCCGGCGTCCACGGTAAACGCGATGCGGCTTACCTCATCAGCGCCCTCAACCTGCAAGCCCTGGGGGCCATAGTCCTCGATCTCGTTGATGCGAAGATACCTGTCCAGATAGTCTGTCAATTCGTTTCTGTTCATGGCTTATGCCTCACATTTGGGGGCTCTCGGCAGATGGCGGCGTTGCTGCTGATCCACCGCCTTTTTCGGTGCTGGGCGACGTTGCCACAACCGTGTTACCCCCGGATTCCCGATCTCTGTCTGCAACGAATTCTGCTTTGCGCGCGCTTGCACCAGCCGGTCGACGGATCTGCCGGATGATGCTGGACTGGTAGTAGGTGGTGCCGATCAACACTGCGAGTACGACCAGGCTAATTCCCAACAGGATTTGAGGGATACCGATCACATCTGCTAATGCTCCGATGGCCAGCATGGGCGGGATGCCTGCCAGGTTGTTCAGCATGAACTGGACCGCAAAGACCCTGCCACGCACTCGCTCCGTCGTATTCTCGTGCAACGAGGTTTGAGAAACGATATTCACGCCAGACATGGCCAGACCGAGGAAGAAGCTGATGAAAATCGTTGCCAGGATGAGCGCAGCCCCGGCGGGCGGCAATTTCAGCATTGTCTCATCCAGGGGCAGGCGCATATTGGTTTCCTGGAAGCGCCACGACACCCAGCCAAAACCGGCAAAACCCAGCACCATAGCCGCCAATCCGAACTGGGTCAGACGGCGCTTGGACATCCGGTATCCCCACCGGCCCAGCAGGATTGCTGCAACCAACATTCCCAGGCCTGCCGGAGCGAAAACGACGATGGCATCCTCCGGGGCAAGATGTAGCACGCGGGAGGCTATTCCAGGGGCCAACATGGCCAGAACCATGACTAAACTGGCGATCAAGGTCAGATTCGTCATGGCCAACTTGACTCTGGGGTGCTTGAGGACGAATTCCCACCCCTCTTTCAGTTCCGCCCAGGCACTTTCCCAGCCGGATCTGGCCGACTTGGGAGTCGTAGCTGGCTCATCCTTGGGCAGACGGCTAACCAGGATGGCTGCTACCAGGTACATGCCCGCAATGAGAACGAAGGCCCGGTCCACCCCGATCAGTTTGACGGCCAGCGGGCCGAGGATAATCAAGCCGATGACCTGGGAGAGGGCCAGGGTCAGGTTGAACAGGGAGTTTGCTGCCATCAGCTGGTCCTGGCCAACCAACATCGGAATGGTTGCGGTTTCCGCCGGGTTGAAGAATTGCCCGATGGCCGACATGGTGAAGGTCAGGGCGTACAGGGTAATCAGCAACAAGCCGGTTGTTTCGCCAGAATAGCTCGATAGAACCACCAGGTAGATAAGAACAGTTATCACCCTCAGGGCGTTGGAGCCTACCAGTATCCACTTTTTAGGGTAGCGGTCGATCAAGACGCCGCTGATCGGGGCGAAGATGATAGCGGGCAAGGTGAAGGCAAGAATCATGAGGCCGAGGTGGACGCTGGCGCCGGTCAGCCGCTCGATGAGCACGATCAGGACAAAGTGGATCGCGTTCTGCGCGGTTTGGGCCAGGGCCTGAGAGCCCCATAATCTGCGAAATGCTTTGTTTTCTAAAACGGGCCGAAAGCCCTGCTGCGTCTTTGGTACGGACATAATGATTTCGATGGTGACGACCGGACGCACGTACAGCGTCACCAGCACGTCAGACCACGACAATGAACGGATCGTCCATCCATTATAGCACCGCCCTGGTAGAAAGCGTAAAAACTCCTTCTTTCTCCATGACGTACGGCAGTGGGCGTGGAATCGACATGCCGGTTGTGCTGTTTTCAAACGTTAATCAGCGACGTTTTTTCTCACCTGGCAAAATCCGCTAAGCAAAACAATTCTCCCGGCCCGCATGACACCTGGAGTCTAGCCTGGCGAGGGAGGGGGTACTGATACTCCACTATTTGGCGCCGCGCCGCTGGCAGGGTCACCGCGCCGCACGAATGTTTTTACCCGTTTCTCAAACTCCCGTCGCGTCAGAAGGACACGACGACCACAGGTCGTGCAAAGCAGACCGATGTCGGCACCCAGGCGAACGATTTCCCATTCATAGCCACCACAGGGGTGGGGTTTCCGGAGGCGAACCACGTCTCCCAGGCGAATTTCGATAGTCATAGTCAGTTCGGCAGATGTTGAGTAACAGGTCAGTTGTTGCCGATAATTGTAGCATAATCGAGGCGCAGGAGCAACTGATGTCGATTTGAATCGGATAGGTCAGGGTACAATCAACTGAAGGCGATGCAACGCCAGACCTACTATCCGATCATCGGTCGAAGTCGGGTCGATCGATATCGGGCTGACGGCGCCCGGCGTTTCGAAGGTCAGCGTATTGAAGTGCCGTCGAGGGGGATTCTTTCTGAGCAGGGAGGCTTGGAAGGGAAAACGGAAAACCGAAGGTTGCGTCTGATCGATGGATCCAATAGTCTGGCCATTCAGGATCACGGTGACTTCCTGGGGTTGAAAGGGGCTGGCATCGATTTCCAGGACCATCTGGCCCTGCCTGGGCATGTTTTCTCTCGAAACCTTGAAGTGGATGCTGGCCCAGTCCCCCTGCGACCAGCGCCACTGCCCGTTGCCATCTTCTTCGGGATCGTACCATCGCTCGAAGGTAACCTGGGTGTTGTCGGGCAGGATCGTCTGCCCCAAGGGGAAGGGCTGAATGCCATCGGCGCGATGGTACTGCTCGCTGCGTCTGACCAGCATCTCGCTGCTGGCCAGAAACTGCGGGTATTTCCAATCCAGGATGTAGGCTTCCCTTTCAATCTGTCTGACAGGTTCAGGTCCGTGCCACTCGTGCCACAGAAAGGTGTCAAAATTGTATAGTCCTTGATAGCTGTTGAAAAAGATGGCTACGACAGATAGGGCAGCAAAGGTGCCCAGGCCTGCCCGCTGCCACGGGACCGACGTTCGTTCGATAGCTGCCCTGGTCAGCAGCAAGGTCAGCAAAAGCAGCGCCGGGATAACATCCACGGTGAGGCGACTACCAAACGACCAGCCGCCCCACCAGTGTCCAAACCTACTGATTATAACGAGATGCAGGGCCAGCCAGCCCACCGCCAGCCAGAACAGCGGCTGGCGGATCGACGCCTTGATCACGAACGGCAGGACCAGAAGGGGCAATAGCAGAAATGGATTGTAGATCAGCAGCCCGCGCCCTGGACTAACCAGGTTTCCCAGCAAAGCTGTCCAGAAACTGCCCGCGCCGCTCACCCGTTTGGGCTGGTAATACGGCGGTAACAGCTGGCCAAATTCGCGCCAGGAATAGAGAATGAAGCCCGCCAGACAAACAAGCAGGGTCAGGGAAAGCTTGAGGAAAAGCTCCCGGCGCCAAATCAGTACGTAGAGCAGCACTGCCAGATCAAACATGACCAGGATTGGTCGAATCAGGTAGGCTGCAAACAAGAGTAAACCAAGCAGGTAGGGATTGGCAGGGCGCTTTCCCCGGTCATCATAGACTAACATCAGCAGTACGAAGAGCGTGATGATCAGAGCAAAGTTATGGGTCCAAAGCGCCGTACCCAGTGTTGCGACGATGGAGCTTCCGAAGAAGAACACAGCAGTGAAAAGGATACTGAGGGCGTAACCTGCAAAGCACCGGCTTAACAGGTAGATGAGCAGAACGATCAGAGCCGCGGATAGGGCCGACAGGGTGTGTTGCAGCGTCTTGTTTTGTTCGATGTCGGTCATATCCTGCCCCTGCAGATTTGCCAGCCAGACTGCAGGGGAGGCCAACAGGGAGGTGCCGAGGGGGAAGTAGTCGTAAAGATGTCCACCCGACTCGACCAGCCTTGAGTCGTCGGGATCATCCAGGTAATCATCCAACCTGATCGTCCCGCTGGAGAGCAGGGCCTGGGAAGTGACCAGCAGATAACGGGAGTCGCCAAAGGCGTAGTCGTTGTCCGGATCCCGGGTGACAAGAAATGCCGCGACGACCAGGATGAGCAATAGGAGCCGGCTACTCTTGCGAAAGAAGCTTTCCATGATCCAGTACCAGCTTGAACAGGGATTCGTAGGAATCGGCTACCGCCTCCCAACTATAGACGGCGGCCGCCCGCTCCGCCGCGCGGCTGCGATAGGCATCGACCAGAGCAGGTGCTGAGATGAGCGTCTCCAACACCGGCGCCAATGAGGCAGCGCCAGCCTTTCCATCGTACCAGAGCCCCGCATCGTCGATGGTCTCCAGGTTTTCAGGCGTATTGTGGACCACGACGGCATTGCCGAAGGCCATGGCTTCCACCAGAGCAGGATGGGTACCCCCCACGCCGCTGGTCAATACGTAGGCATAGGCATTGCTGTTCAGTTCCTGATAACCCTCACCAAAGAGGTAACCGGTGAAGATGATACGGGGATCATCGCCGGCCAACTGGCGCAGTTGGGCCTTATAGGCATCGGCATAGGCAGAATCGCCAACGATGACACATTTCAGGTCGGTGTCGAGTTGGAGCCAGGCCTGGACCAGATGGTGGGCGCAGTTTTCGGGAACGAGCCGCCCTACGAAGAGCACGTATCCGCCTGGCTCAAGGCCAAAACGGGAGAGGGTCTTACCCGGCTCTCGACGGGGCAACTCCGCGCCATAGGCGATATAGGTCGACTCAGTGCCGTAGGTTTCCAGATAGTACTGTTGAACCACCTTGCTGTCGGTGATCACGGCATTGGGCAATATGGTGCTCATTCGTTCGGCGAACTGGATATAGCGCTTCGCCAGGGGCGGCCACTTTTCCCGCTTCCAGTCGAGGCCGTCCACATTGATCAAGGTTCGCTGGCCGGCCAGTCGGGGAATCCAGGTCACCAGGCTGTTGCCTGCGATGAAATAGAGACAGATATCGTAGCCTTGAGTCAGGGCGTGTATGCTGGAAAGCAGGCTGTGCACGATGGTGTCAAAGTACTTGTTGGCAATGGTAGGCAGGTTCACCAGCCGCATGCCCTTGTAGAAAGGTTGATCATAGGCAATGTGGTGGCTGCGCCCATAGACGGTCACCTGGTGGCCTCGAGCCACCAACCGGCTGCCAAGTTCTTCGACGCAGGTCTCGAAACCGCTATAACTGGCCGGCACCCCTCGGGTGCCCAACATGGCAATTCTCATGGTATTTTTCGTTGTTACTGTCCTCGCAGCGTTTCCAGATGTTCCCTGAGTTCATCCGCCCTGGTGCTCTCCGGCGCCAATTCCAGATAGCGTTCGTAGGCTGTCACAGCGCCAATCGAATCGCTCCATGCCTCAAGGGCTCGCCCAAGCAGCAAGTAGGTTTCCGCTTCCAGCGGCGCCAGATCGACCGCCTTTTGCAGGTGGTGTGCTGCCACGTCAGGCTGGCCGGTCTGGCGCAAAGCCTCGCCCAGCAGTCGCCGGGCCCAGTAGCTATCAGGTGCCTGTATCACAGCGTCGCTGAGAACCTCCGTGCCTTCGCCCGTTTGCCCGGTGATCAACAACTGTTCGCCCAGGCGGATCATGGCCTCGACGTCGTCTGGTGAGAGGTTGAGAGCGTTGCGGTAGGCTTCGATGGCACGGTCAGCATTCCCATCCTGTCGCCACAGGTTGCCGCGGTCGAGCTCGAAACGAGACCTGGCGTTCTCGTCTGCTGTGTTTGAAGCAGCTTGCGCCAGCAACTGGTCGGCCATCTCCGGGTCATTGTTTGTTCTGTAGAACCTGGCCAGGCTCGCGAGGGCTGCCGGGTTTTCTGGCAAACTTTCAATGCCGAAATCACCAAGTTGTGCCGCTCTTTCCCTCGTTGGCCGCCACCGGTAGACATTCAAGTTCGGACCAAAGGGAATGCGAAGGGCATCCGTTTGCTGTAAAAAGGAGTTTACCTCATAGAAGCCGGAAACTACCAAAATCCATCCGCTGCTGCTCTTGCGAACCGCATCCTCAATCTCACCAGTCTCATATTGCCAGCCCAGTCGGTCCACCCACTCGGGCGCGTAGAATCGCAGGTAGTTTTCCGCTTTGATGCCGGGGACAAGGACAACCTCATCATCCCGGGCATTGGACGTTACGAAGTCCAGCGCGCCGCGCCAATCCTGGTCTGTCGAGCTGTAGCGGGCCTGGACAATCGGGGTCAATGGCAGGATCAGGATAGCGGCAAAGAGCAGAGCAGCGGCGGTTTGCATCCCGCGGCGCCGGCGGGGACTCTCAATCTCCGTGCTGATCCAACCGATCAACGAAGCTCCTGCCTGTGCAACCATCAGCAGGTAAAAGGGCAGCAAAAAGAGCAGCTGACGCCCGGTAAAAAAGTAGTTCAACTGATTCAAAACCAGGACGATCACCACGGGGGAGAGAATCAGGAGCAGGGTTGCCAACAGGGTTCCTGGCCTGGTTGGTGGCCGCAACAGGCCAACGGCGATGCCCAGAAGGGCCAGGATGCCGTATAGCCAGAGCAGCCATGGTTGAAACAGCTCGGGCAGTTGCCACGCGTCGCCGAAGACAAGCCCGGCATGCATGGCGTGGATCAGATCGGCCGTCAAGATCGGGGGAGTGGCCCGCGGCGTGCCTGTCTCCCGCAGCACTGCCAGATAAAACCAGGGTAGAAAGGCGACAGCCGCAATCAGACAGCTTAGCAGAAAATGAAAAACGATTTGCCAACGGCGCCCTGTCTGCTGATTTCTATCAGGGACTCGAAAGGTGGGATAGATCAACAGCACCATGCCCTGAACCAGCACCACCAGAGGCATGAAATAATGGCTGTAGAGCCCGGCGATCACGGTCGCCGTATAGATAATCCAGCCCAGTTTGTTGTCTCGCCGGGTAGCCACAACCAGGGCCAGAGAACTGCCAACCGCCAGGCAAGCGAACAGCGCATAGAAGCGTGCTTCCTGGGAGAAATGAAGGTGAAAGGGGGATATAGCCAGCAACAGCATGGCCAATAAACCGGTCACGTCATCAAAAAGGACGCGGGCCAACTGGTAGGTGAGCGCCAGAGTCAGGGTGCCGAACATGACAGCGGGCAGGCGCACCAGGAATTCACTGTGGCCGATTTGCAGGGTTAGCCAGGTAAAGAGGTAATCCAGCGGCGCCGCGCCATGATGACGCTGGGCACCTGTCAGCGCTTCCAGCAGGCCATTCATCGACTCCGAGGCCTGGCCCATCTCGTCCAGCCAGAGGCTGGCAGTTCCCAGCTGATCCAATCGCAGGGCAAAGCCCAACAGCAGAATAAGCAGGGGCGCCAGCCGGCCCACGGCCCTCCCCAGACGCTGTCGATCCCATGAGAGAAACGCTGTTGCCATTTCAGGGGTTTGGGCTCGGCGCCATGCCCGTTGAACCAGGACGCCCCAGAGAATCAGAACAGGCAACGACTTGGTACTATGGTAGAGAGCCGCCTGCCAGAAGAGCCAGAATTGCTCAGGGTCTTTGGGGCCGGCCACGTCGAAGAGCCAGAGCAGGGAGGGGGCGGCTACCAGGACCCAGACAACGGCCAATAGCTTTCTGGGGAAGTCCCGTTTGAGCCAGAGCAGGGAGAGCGCCGGCAACAACATGACATAATGATGCTCCCAGACATCCCGGTAGATCAGAAAGTAGGCCGCGATCCACAGAGCCAGGCCTTCCACCGGATCGAAGCGATCTCTCCAGCCGTCGATGGCGGCAGCAGAGCGACGAAACAGTCTGGGAA
Above is a window of Chloroflexota bacterium DNA encoding:
- a CDS encoding DUF1972 domain-containing protein; amino-acid sequence: MLGTRGVPASYSGFETCVEELGSRLVARGHQVTVYGRSHHIAYDQPFYKGMRLVNLPTIANKYFDTIVHSLLSSIHALTQGYDICLYFIAGNSLVTWIPRLAGQRTLINVDGLDWKREKWPPLAKRYIQFAERMSTILPNAVITDSKVVQQYYLETYGTESTYIAYGAELPRREPGKTLSRFGLEPGGYVLFVGRLVPENCAHHLVQAWLQLDTDLKCVIVGDSAYADAYKAQLRQLAGDDPRIIFTGYLFGEGYQELNSNAYAYVLTSGVGGTHPALVEAMAFGNAVVVHNTPENLETIDDAGLWYDGKAGAASLAPVLETLISAPALVDAYRSRAAERAAAVYSWEAVADSYESLFKLVLDHGKLLSQE
- a CDS encoding DUF951 domain-containing protein produces the protein MTIEIRLGDVVRLRKPHPCGGYEWEIVRLGADIGLLCTTCGRRVLLTRREFEKRVKTFVRRGDPASGAAPNSGVSVPPPSPG
- a CDS encoding glycosyltransferase family 39 protein, encoding MIEQAILRASATESREEFAAAETPGEAGWFSRYGPYLLLAVAVAVHLLFWISIFTGSLNIFFNDALHRRGQGADFYAIYLAGTHALQGTSIYDATGWQEVVPYLYPYRYIPFAAYTLGPVVAQFRPTDAYWLWLIVVEALLLFNLWLSWRLAGTSRQFAIVAAGWLAFTPFYMELFMGQFSMVMVTLFYIMGASLFRTAQDHRSDQGDGTAIYQKQGWESLSFSGAWILSLVWKSNSALFTPLVVRLRAWRTLLIGLMVLLLTTLPYFLQRPDDWQVFSRNFQAPTYLGAHAGNFGLHAFLMAVLRRFLLLREPLPGLPPTLPAGVWIVQLLVGTIALISLLVTFAPVEIVIPRLFRRSAAAIDGWRDRFDPVEGLALWIAAYFLIYRDVWEHHYVMLLPALSLLWLKRDFPRKLLAVVWVLVAAPSLLWLFDVAGPKDPEQFWLFWQAALYHSTKSLPVLILWGVLVQRAWRRAQTPEMATAFLSWDRQRLGRAVGRLAPLLILLLGFALRLDQLGTASLWLDEMGQASESMNGLLEALTGAQRHHGAAPLDYLFTWLTLQIGHSEFLVRLPAVMFGTLTLALTYQLARVLFDDVTGLLAMLLLAISPFHLHFSQEARFYALFACLAVGSSLALVVATRRDNKLGWIIYTATVIAGLYSHYFMPLVVLVQGMVLLIYPTFRVPDRNQQTGRRWQIVFHFLLSCLIAAVAFLPWFYLAVLRETGTPRATPPILTADLIHAMHAGLVFGDAWQLPELFQPWLLWLYGILALLGIAVGLLRPPTRPGTLLATLLLILSPVVIVLVLNQLNYFFTGRQLLFLLPFYLLMVAQAGASLIGWISTEIESPRRRRGMQTAAALLFAAILILPLTPIVQARYSSTDQDWRGALDFVTSNARDDEVVLVPGIKAENYLRFYAPEWVDRLGWQYETGEIEDAVRKSSSGWILVVSGFYEVNSFLQQTDALRIPFGPNLNVYRWRPTRERAAQLGDFGIESLPENPAALASLARFYRTNNDPEMADQLLAQAASNTADENARSRFELDRGNLWRQDGNADRAIEAYRNALNLSPDDVEAMIRLGEQLLITGQTGEGTEVLSDAVIQAPDSYWARRLLGEALRQTGQPDVAAHHLQKAVDLAPLEAETYLLLGRALEAWSDSIGAVTAYERYLELAPESTRADELREHLETLRGQ